In Epinephelus lanceolatus isolate andai-2023 chromosome 7, ASM4190304v1, whole genome shotgun sequence, the genomic stretch GCCTGCAAATCATGCTCCACTACTGCCACTGACTGTACCGTGAGTAAGAACTGGCTCTGTTAAACTGCTATAATATTATTAgactttttaaattatataGATTTATTTGAGAAagttaaaacatacattttcagAGAGTGAGGTCATGACAAGAAAATAATTGGAGAGTGAAGTTGAATAAATATAGGGTCAAGTACATAGAACGTGGTAGAGATTTATAAAGAGATACAAACCCCTTGAAGCCGAACATCATAACCACACTGCGTGTTAATGACATCCTcctgaaagacaaacacaaaaatgtgagcTCACCATTCCAGCGACTGGTCACTGTGTCTGAGATGCTGAATGACTGATTTTAACTCTGAGTGacaagaaataaagaaagaacTGACTGTTTTGGAGATTAACTCCAGAATAATGGCTATATATCTGAGTCACTTTAATTTAAAAGCCAAAAACATTCTTTAGTACTATTTCTTGTCCTTTTTCAACTATTTTCTAGTAGCTACTCCAACTTTCATTATCagttaatctgcagattattttcgtGATTAATGGCTTTGTCTAACAAATACAAAAGATATTCAGTAGGGATGTAACGAAACCAAAAACTTGCCGTTCAATAGTATCACAATAAAAAGTTCATGATATATTTATCACAATATTAAAAAACTAAGAAAACTGATGACTTGATAAAATGTCCTtgtacagcatttttttttcttcatataaACTATTCATTTTGTCGTTGTCTGCCACATTCATCTACTTCATTAACCATTTTTTTATTGGGTCTGAGCCTGTCTCTGTGAAGACGCCAGTTATCAGTGCTTGGCTTGCATGCACAGGAGTTGTCTTCTCAACTAATATGAGTGCCCACTGCTGTTAAAAACTGTGCCCactgctgttaaaaaaacaatactgtTTATTTAACAAGGAGCAGAAGTACAACATTTTGGAAcgaaaagtaacccttcagacatggtgcctagaccctagcatttccactgcaaatggtacccttaaatgtgggcggggctggcgtcactcactgctccgtccaacacgcactgtatttcctcattaccccTGACAcggagggaagtctgcaccttgtttatcgtccacagaacgaggttgcacgtcgacattttcagaacaaaatgaaacaggctgcagtgagagtctctctccatggaaTACTTAAAATTAGTGGGTTTgcgcatttagtccttctcagacaagctcaggggtttagtgttgctgtagcgcACAGGAACAGCGCTCTGCCTtcgtgcattgagtaacattacaagtaaacgctCCACCTTACAAGTTGCCGGcggtcggcccagtgaattaagttatttttttctccgactccagctgctggaagaggcagcaaaacatcctttcattttatagttacagtctactaatgTATAAAACTTGAGTGAAGCCACAACTTGGCCCGCctgctactgaccaatcaacgaACTGCAGTGTTCACTGCTCCACCTCTTAGTACCATATCTGTATGCGAGATACCCCAAAAGAAGGGGTGCCGAAAATGGGGACTGTACAAAACGGTTCTATTGGTACTATGCACAACttttcagtggaaacagaaaaaaagcataccAAGCTGAACTGAACCACGCCGTattgctcggtggaaacggggcttttgtCACAGTTCCACAATGGCACTgagacatttttttattgtgatattGCAAAATTCAATACATTGTCACATTCCTAATTAGCATAGTTTCATATATATTACAAAAGCATCAAATCTTAACGTTTGAGAGCTGAAAccagaaaatgacatttttgctttaaaaaatgactaaaacctTTATTCAGTTATCAAGatatttgaaattgaattttctGTTGCTTGACTTTTAGTTACAGCTCAATACTAGATAATGAATTCAAACCATGACATACAATTATGCCCAAATAATCATGCATTATTATGATTGAATGACTCACTGCAGGGTCTTTGACACAGCAGGAGAAGGGGACTCCACAGCGCTCCCTACTGgggttcagctcagtgcagttGAAGTAGATGTTCAGGTTCCAGTCGTCGGGCCCGTGAGCTCCACAGCATGACCACtgagacacagcaacaacagGCAGAGATCAAGCAGCCAGCTCTAGTTAATAGACAGATTTATCTTCTGTGATCTGGTCTTGAAACAGCTCTTCAGACCCACCCACACTCAGGTCAGCGTGGGTGGGTAGCCAGCTTACTGTGGCTGGTAGCAACCACAGATAGTGAGACACAAGTGGCGACACAACAGTGGATCTAATCGCCTTTACAGTACGTCATCACAGAGCCCAGTGTTTACACACGGGACCCAATTATCTCCACTGTCTCATTCATATAATTGGATAATCATTCGAGGGAAATACAATCACATTAATCATGAGATTTACGCCACAACTGCATTGGCTGACTCAGTCTCCTCTCTGCCCAGAACTGAGCTGATTTAAGATCAGCTTTGAAACtcatataaacaataaaatttcTAGACAAGGGAGTGACTTATTCCAGCCAGGAAACATGAGCTTTTTTAAGGAAGTTGGAGTttttactgtaagtgacataGAATTTCAGTCAGTAGGTGTGGACTCACATATTCCTGGGCAAAGTCAATGAGATTCTGCAAGTCGATGTCATCACGGTAGGCCTTGACATTATTGTTGATGAAAAAGTTGAGCTGGTCTTTGATCCAGTCTTTAAAGACAAAGGCGAGGATCCCCGCAGTCAGCTCCAAGAAGAAGATCAAACCCAGGAACACAGAAAACTGGAAAGTACatgacatacacaaacaataaacacacaagCAGAAAACAATAAATCTGTCACTTCAATTGGGGAATCTGGGTGTGTCAAAGAGAATCAAAGAGAATCCTGTTTTCTAAAGGATCAGAACTCTAACAATATTATTTCTagcattatttttataattaaaaGGACAATGTCACTGATGTAATGTCCTTGTGCAGGTCTGGTTGTAAGGCCTCTCCTGACTTGCTGAGTGAGTGTGGCAACAAAGACCGCAGTCCCAAAGGTGCCGTTATATCATCCCTTTACAGTAAATGTAGGAGGAGACTGGGCTGATGATAAATGCACAAAAGCCACATTAGCTCCTCGCTCTGACGCCTGACTTACTGCTGCTAATGGACATCGGCTGGAGTTAATAGCTACTCAGAATCGCAGCCAGCAACAAGGCAGGTTTGTCTCCGTCAGTCACGTGCAGTTATCAATATAGCTGAGCCCAAACAAAACTCCCAAAATTGTGGTGTCATGGCTTTGGGCTTCTGAATATTTATTAGGGCACAGAGCTACTATCATCACTAGTTTCAGATTGATGCAGATGCAGTTGTTATTTTCACAGCCGGCACCCACGTTGTGCAAGTTGCACCCATCTGTGCTCCCATGGGCATGTAGGTTTTAAAACGAGGTGTGGCTATTCTGAGGTAGCAGGAAGGCATTGCACCACTGATCAACAAAAACCTGGTGTAAAAATCAATGgtgcagtattttcctgctatttaaagggcATGTTACTGAGATAGTAAGATGTGCCTTCATAAGCCAGTACACAACACTTGCACACTGTTTGTTACTCACACAGGGATGTGCAGATGGGCTGCGGGTGagtgaaataatacatcattaatgaggaaaacaATAATTAATTGTTCTCtgaaatgtgaacatagcaaagaccagagcagagctgcagagctgctgtgtgaCTCCACATTAAGAaagttgtgtgtgcatttatgcATGAGGAGAAGTCTACCTTTGTGGATTATTTCAGAAGCGAACTACTGCTTAAATGTCCCAGCATTGTTTACTGCAGAAACATTTCTgctcttactgcattactctcagcagGAAACCGCTTGCTTCTCCAATTTACCGAACACACCAGGGGCAGGCACACCTGGTTGTTAAGGGGAACGGGAGATGATACTCTGTTTGgttaaaatgattaattaagggactaaatacaacACCTTTGCTCCTTGCACCTTACTTCACGCCAAGATTATGCAATGTTTAATTAGCAAAGTGGAGTTGGACATGCTCTAAATGAACCTGTGCCGTGCACTTTAGACTATGTGCTATAGATCATATAAATAGGGccctgagatttttttttcagatcaAAAGACAAAACCAAGAAGTGGTGGTGaggaaaatattattttgacagAGATAAAATGTTTTGGTGACTTATGAGGCACGGATCAGTGTTTCTAATGAAACAGAACTTGGTTTTGTGATGAGATAACGTGTATTGGTGCCATGCAACCAACCATAGCATTTGGCTCGGATGAGTCAAAGTGACACCTGCTGTAGTGACAGCCTCAGCTCTGGTGTGAACTGCAGAATTTAAAGGGGTGTGAAGTGGCTGGAATGGTGTCTGTGCTCAGGAAGTCGGGAGATGGCTTACAAATTTAAGCAGGGAGGTGTTCTCTCTGAGCGCTCCAATGCAGCCGGCAAAGCCCAGGATGAACATGACCCCTCCTACGACGATGAAGAGCCACACAGGGTCGAAGCCCCCTAGGTCTGTGATGGATGACAGATTGGACAGCACGCCCTGagggtaaagaaaaaaagacaaaagaacgCTGTTAAAATTCTGACTGTAAtacttcaaaaaaatcaaacctTACTATCTCTATTACAAGGTCCCAGCAAAAGTCCTCTCTCAACAAAAACACGTAGTTAACCTTGAAAAGAGATTGTGATATCAAAGAGAAATGGACGAGAATGTAACTAATGCCAAGAGGCCAGCTGGGGTTGCCCTGTTCAGAGATGCAGAAGCACAGCAGAAATACTGTTATTTGATAAGAACAGTATCTATCAAGTGTGTTGCTTtctaaacaaaataataaatcccctgaggttttttttttttattttttatcaatttatctACAACACAATTTCACTCCAGCAGattttctgtctgtgaaacaaGCAACTTTTACCATAAGAGGCACAGTTCAGAGcaaacattcacaaacacatcTGTCTATCCTCTCCGCGCATCCTGCCCTCACAGCCCCGAGGCCGTAGTGTGTCCAACATGTTTTCCTGTCAGTCTCTGGTCTGCATTATGCCTCGcattgacaaacagaaatgacacccTGACGCCTAAGAGTGGGCTCACTGTGAGATGAGTCAATGTCACACGGCAGCACATAAGGAGGAGGCTGCAGGTTGTGAGAAAAAAACTCTTTAACATAATGCCAGTTCTGTTTCATGCATGATCTCTCAACACCTCTTTCTGTATTTCTCACCCATCTTGAAAGAGGTGCCACCAAGGTCTGTAAATGAGGGCACCTGCTCTCAGTTCTGACATTCTTTCTGCCTCTCACATATAGTGCACATGTCAAACACTTGCAGCTAAAGCCCAAGAAGCTGAAATCTCATACTGCTTAAGTTAAGCTCCCACTGCACTGAGCTTAGGGACAGCTATAGGACAGAGGCATAACTGCATTCTTGTGTTTTTATGGCACTCATGCAGAACAAAGTGCCTTCATTTGAATTTAAGCATGAAGCCCAGAAACAGTGTAGTCTGGCTGAACGCAGCAGTCTAGAAACTAATCATCTTAGTCACTGAGACCCAAACTCACCATTATGCCTTTGCAGTACCCGCTATTCATCATGCGGCCTAATCCCTTTAAATTATTCACGCCGTTCCACCAAGGTACTCCGGTGCAGGCCTATTTGCGCAGAGTTCATGACCAGACGTTACTAATCAGTACATGCTTCCACGCTGGTGCAGCATTTACTGAACAGACTGGTACAATTTCTAGCTAATTAATGAACAAATTGACTGTTAACTCAATTGGAAGTTTTGAATGTGGCCATGATCCACTGCACATGAGAGGTTATTGGGAGCACCTGAAGTTTGTAGCTGGTATACTGTGGAAAATAAACAGTAACCAGTTCCCATGCTAATTTGATGCACTTATTCTGTGACACCTTTGCAAAAGCATTGAACTCCCGGTGGCTATGAGTCAAATGAGTTCATAATTTTGGCTTTATGGCTCCTTGTTTGTAGCTGTGCCTTTCACTAGCTTCTGTTCAACTCTGCAACTATTGGAAAAACATATCGAACAACACTTCAACAGTCACAAATCACACTTAAGATGCAGCAACATAAATCATTTCCTTAGACGACCATGGCATGTTTACCAGAACCATTATAGAGTAGCATGCCTTTAAGTGCTACAAAGCATTACAGGAATAGTGCCTTTATTTTCCACGCCACTTCTCTCAAAAGCCCTGTTTTCATCTAAACTCCCTCCTGCAAATTGTATTTCCAGCTTATTCCCGCCGGAATATGGAGAAGAATTTTAGCTATGCTGTTGAGGCAATTATGCTTTACTTCGGCAGTGCGTGTTTGCGTGCATGTGTTTATACTTACCTTCTCCGCCCATGCCCACAGGCCTATGCCCAAGAATGCGGCTCCTAGTAACTGTAAAACAAAGCACACAGAAGAGGAATTACTGTCAGACGGAGAGCAGCAGTCAAATGTTGACGAAATCAAAGATCTGAGACTTAATAAGCATCAACCAGTATTAAAGATAGAAAAAAACATGCTctgtgacaaaacaactgtctatCAGGACTGCGTGGGTGTGGTTGATCACATTTGATGTACAGTGGGTGTCTCCCTGGCAACATACGCAAACAACCCAACAATTGTCTCTGATAGATCCATAGTAATCCATGACATCACCTTTTTCCAACAGCCTCACCCACATCCAACACGCTACAAGAGCACAgtcaacacacaaatacagaaatctCTCAGTGAAAATAACCCTCTCAAACATGCATACAACGGTGTGTTCATGTGGAACCTATCACTTATATACAGAAGCTAATTGAGAAAATTGGCTTTCAGAAACTTTAAACAAAACCAACTTCTGCTAAGATGTCTTAACCTACTATAG encodes the following:
- the tspan17 gene encoding tetraspanin-17, translating into MSRKHHHFKGAEVSCCVKYFLFGFNILFWLLGAAFLGIGLWAWAEKGVLSNLSSITDLGGFDPVWLFIVVGGVMFILGFAGCIGALRENTSLLKFFSVFLGLIFFLELTAGILAFVFKDWIKDQLNFFINNNVKAYRDDIDLQNLIDFAQEYWSCCGAHGPDDWNLNIYFNCTELNPSRERCGVPFSCCVKDPAEDVINTQCGYDVRLQGDLDRQKYIYTKGCVGQFEKWLQDNLIIVAGIFVGIALLQIFGICLAQNLVSDVKAVKANW